CCGTGACAGGCTGCGGCGCTGCGGCTGACGCTGCCTTCTGGTAGGCCTGCGGCACAGCGCTTCGCGGCACATGCACCGGCTGTACGGGAGCCCGTTCCGGATCAGCCGCCTTCGGCCCGTTCTCCACAGCGGCAACCACTTCAATCTTCTTCTTCGTGAACATGCCCATGAAACCGCCGACTTTAATCTCTTTGGTGCTCAGGATGACAGCATCGCTTCCCAGCTCGCTGCGGATCGAATGCATGGCGTCAGGCATCGTATCGACCACATAACGCTTCACTCTCATAAGTTCACCACCCCGACGCTTTGAATTTCAATGTTTGGCTCCAGCTCGCTGTACGACAACACCGGTATATCCTGCATGGTCCGTTCAATGACCTGGCGGAGATACATGCGGATCGTAGGGGAGGTCAATACAATCGGCTGCTGGCCGGACTGCAGAAGACGGTTAATCTGCTCCGCCAGCCGCTGGTAGACGGTTTGGGTGGATACCGGATCAAGCGCCAGATAACTGCCTTGCTCCGTCTGCTGCACGCTTTCGGATATTTTTTTCTCCAGGCCCGGACCGACGGTAATGACCCGCAGCGTCTCGCCCGTCTGTGAGAACTGCTGGGTGATCTGCCGCGACAGAGACTGCCGCACATACTCGGTCAGAACATCCGGGTCCTTGGTGTAAGTGCCGTAATCAGCCAGCGTCTCGAAGATGGTCACAAGATCGCGGATCGAGATCTTCTCGCGCAGCAGCTTGCCCAGCACCTTCTGAATATCGCCGACAGCCAGAATAGACGGAATCAGCTCATCCACCAGCACAGGATAATTCTCTCTGAGATTGTCAACCAGCTGCTTCGTCTCCTGGCGTCCGAGTAATTCATGGCCATGCCGCTTAATCAGCTCGGTCAGATGCGTCGCTACAACCGAAGGAGGGTCAACCACCGTATAGCCCGACAATTCGGCACGTTCCTTCACCGATTCATCGATCCAGAGAGCCGGCAGGCCAAAGGATGGTTCGATCGTCTCAATCCCGCTGATCGACTCGTCATCATAACCGGGACTCATGGCAAGATAGTGATTAAGTAATAATTCACCGCCGCCCACGGTATTTCCTTTTATTTTGATGACATATTCATTCGGTTTCAGTTGAATATTGTCGCGGATGCGAATGACCGGCACGACAAGACCCATCTCCAGGGCACATTGCCGTCGAATCATGATGATTCTGTCGAGCAGGTCACCGCCCTGCCCCGTATCCGCCAGCGGTATCAGGCCATACCCGAATTCGAATTCTATCGGGTCTACCGTCAGCAGATTGATTACACTCTCCGGACTGCGCACCTCTTCGATCTGCTTCTCCTCGACCAGCTGTTCATCGGCAATCTGCTGCCGGTTAGCCTTCTGCCCCATGCTGTAAGCCGCATAAGCCATCAGACCTGCCAGCGGCAAGGTGGACATGATTGTAATCGGGGTGAAGAAGCCCAAGAAAGCAATGGTAGCAGCCACGATATAGAGCAGCTTCGGATAAGACAGCAATTGCCCGGTCAAATCCTCAGCCAGGTTGCCCTCCGAAGCCGCCCGGGTGACGATCAGGCCCGCAGCGGTAGAGATCAGCAAGGCCGGAATCTGGCTGACCAGCCCGTCCCCGATCGTAAGCACGGAATAGGTCGACAGCGCTGCCTGAAACGTCATGCCGTGAACCGTCATTCCGATAATGAACCCGCCGATCAGGTTGATGATGAGGATAATAATACTCGCAATAGCATCGCCTTTGACGAATTTGCTCGCACCGTCCATGGCGCCGAAGAAGTCCGCCTCGCGCTCTACATTGCGGCGGCGCTCGCGCGCCTGCTGTTCATTGATCATACCCGCGTTCAGATCCGCATCAATACTCATCTGCTTGCCGGGCATAGCATCCAGGGTGAAGCGTGCACCTACCTCCGCCACGCGCTCCGAGCCCTTAGTGATAACAATGAACTGCACGACCACCAGGATCAGGAAGACGATGAACCCGATGGCAATCTGCCCGCGCGCAATCCAGCTTCCGAAGGTGGCAACCACCTCACCGGCATGCCCTTCGGCAAGGATCAGCTTGGTGGTGGACAGGTTCAGGGCCAGCCGGAACAGCGTGGTGATCAGGAGCAATGAAGGGAATATCGAGAATTGGAGCGGGTCCTTCGTATTCATAGCCACCAATATAATAGTTAGGGCTATCGAAATATTGATAATTAACAGTACATCCAAAAGCCAGACAGGGATAGGCAGAATCATCATCAGCACAATACCGATAATGCCCAGCAGAACTGTTAGGTCTTTAGCTTTCAATGTCCTTTTCCTCCCCCGGCTTATCTCCTCTTGCCTTTAAGCTTGTATACATAGGCCAGCACTTCGGCAACGGCCTGGAACAGATCGGCCGGAACCACATCGCCAATCTCGGCTCTCTGGAATAATGCCCGTGCCAGCGGCTTGTTCTCCATCGTAACAACACCATGCTCCTTGGCCAGCTCCCTGATGCGGAGCGCTACATAATCCTGGCCTTTGGCGATAATCTGCGGAGCCTCCATAGTGGAACCGTCATACTTCAGGGCTACTGCAAAGTGGGTCGGGTTGGTGATGATGACATCAGCCTTGGGGACCTCCTGCATCATCCGCTGCATTGCCATTCTGCGCTGCCGCTCCCTGATCTTGCCTTTAATGATGGGGTCGCCCTCCATCTTTTTGTACTCGTCCTTAATGTCCTGCTTGGACATTTTCAGGCTTTTCTCATGCTCGTATTTCTGGTAGATATAGTCCAGGACAGCCATGATAAAAAGAGCCGCTGCAATCTTGATGCCCAGGCTCATCGTCAGCTTCGCCGCGAACCGGTAGACCCCTTCCGCATCAACATGCGAGAGGGAGGCAAAGCTCTCCTTCTCCCCCCAGAGTGTGCTGTACACCAGATAGGCAATCAGCAGGAGCTTGAAGACCGATTTGAGAAATTCGACAAACGAACGGGTCGAGAAAATATTCTTGAACCCTTTAATCGGGTTAATCTTGCTGAACTTCGGGGTAATCCCTTCGCCTGAAGCCATGAAGCCCACCTGCGCGAAGTTCACTACCAGCGCCAGCAGGAAGGTGATGCCCAGCAGGGGAGCGAGCAGAATCAGAATCTGCAGCCCGTACTGGTTGAACAGCGTGGAGATATTCTCCGGCGTGACCTCCAGCATCATCCGGTGCTGAAACACGTCCGTGTACAGCTTCATAAACCGTTCTTTCATGAACCCGCCAAAAATACTCAGGGACAGCAGCGCCGAGAACAGCACGACCGCACCAGACAGCTCTGCACTTTTGGCAACCTGGCCCTTCTTGCGGGCATCCTGCCGTTTCTTGGGGGTAGCCTTCTCGGTCTTGTCCCCGCCGAACAGCTGAAGATTCAGTTTGTACCGTGGCCGCTTCGCCATGTGATCCCCTCTCCTTACCTCTGCCTAAGGGCTCTTCCCCATGAGGCCAAGCAGGTTGTGCATGGACTCGAACATAATGTCGAAGAGGTTACGGAACAGCGCAGCCATCCCCGGCATCAGAATCAGCAGCAGCGCCAGGCCTATAATAATTTTGAGCGGAACGCCGATGACAAACACATTGTATTGCGGAGCCGTTCTCGCCAGGAAGGCAAGGCCCACATCCGTCAGGAACAGGGCTGCCACCAGCGGGGCCGACATCTGGAAGGCCAGCATGAAGGACTGCGCAAAGGTGCGGACCAGAAATTCCGACAGGCTGCCGTCAATCATGGTGAGGAACAGATTATTGTCCAGCGGCACCCATTTGTAGCTGTAGACGATGGCATCCAGCAGGTAGTGATGACCGTTCATGCTCAGGAACAGCAGCAGCGCAATCATATACTTGAAGTTGCCGATAATCGGCGCGGATGCCCCGGTCATCGGATCGATGACGTTGGCAATTCCGAACCCGATCTGAATATCGATGAACGAGCCTGCCGTCTGAATCGTCATGAACATCAGGTAGGCGACAAAGCCGAGCAGCAGCCCGATCAGCGCCTCCCGCATAATCAGGAGCACATAACTGAGATCCTGCGCAACCGTAACACTCATGCCGCCAGAGCTGAAGATGACCATCGATACAAAAAAAGACAGGCCAATTTTGAATGTTGCCGGCACACTTTGCGAAGAAAAGACAGGAACAACAACAAAAAAGGCGGTAATTCGACAAAAAATCAGCAAAAAAACAGGAAAACTTTGCACCAGGGTCTCTATATTCATCAGCTCAACCGATATACATATAGAGGCTTCCCAGGATTTGGCTGGTGAAATCGACCAGCTTCGTTATGATCCACGGACCAAACAGCAGCAGGGCGAGCAGCACGGCCACGATTTTGGGTACAAACGCCAGGGTCTGCTCCTGAATCTGGGTAGTGGCTTGAAAAATACTGACGATCAGTCCTACCACCAGACCAAGGATCAGCATGGGGGCGCTGGTTTCCAGCACTAAATACACGGCTTGGCCGGCAAGGCCGATAATAAAATCCGGATTCATCCCGTATGCCTCCTCTTAAAGATCAGGTGTTAAAACTCATAAGCAGCGATTTGACTACCAGATACCACCCGTCTACCAGCACGAATAGCATAATTTTGAAAGGCAGCGATATCATAACCGGCGGCAGCATCATCATCCCCATCGCCATCAGGGTGCTCGACACCACAATATCGATAATGAGAAAAGGAATGAAGATCATAAAGCCCATCGTAAAAGCCTTCTTCATCTCACCGATTGCAAATGCCGGCACCATGACGGTTAACGGAATATCGTTGTAGCTGGCCGGCTTGGCCGTAGCCTTGCTTCCGGTATAGTTCATGAACAGCAGCAAGTCCTTGGTGTTGGTCTGCTTGAACATGAATTCCTTAATCGGCTCCTGCGCCTTGTTCAGCGCCTCGCTCTGGGTCAGCGTGCCCTTTATATACGGCTGTAAGGCCGTCTCGTTCACGGTGGCCAGTGTAGGCGACATAATGAACAAGGTCAGGAACAGCGCCAGTCCTACCAGCACCTGGTTCGGAGGCATCTGCTGGGTACCGAGCGAGGTTCTGACGAAGCCCAGCACGATCACAATCCGGGTGAAGCTGGTCATCAGGACCAGGAATGCCGGAGCGATGCTCAGGACCGTTACGAGCAGCAGAATTGAAATGGAGCTTGTCCCTCCGCCTGATCCGCCGCTGCCTCCGACCTCAATATTGATGTTCGGGATCGGATCAGCATGTACCGGATGCAGCAGGAGGACACTGAATACACCAAGCAGCAGTAAAGAAAGAATCAGCTTTTTTTTCATAATTCCCCCGGCTTCTTCAGATCCTCATCCCTTAGCAGCTCCTCCAGCTTCTCTTTGCGCTCAGGGGCCTGCGCCAGCTTGGATTGCAGGGTCTCATAGAAGGACGAAGTCTCGCTAAGTTCAATTTCCTCGGATGGAATCTCACCGCGCAGCTTCGATCTGATCTTGGCGACAAGCGGTGTAATGAAATTCTCCGTTCCCGAAGACTGCTCTTCAAAAGCGGAAATTATCAGCGCCACCTCTGCCGGATCCGAAATCTTATCCATCATAGAGATGTTCTCGCCTACACCTATAAGATACAGGCTGCCGCCCAGCTCGATGATCTGAATCGACTTATTCGGGCCAAGCCCCAGCGCGCCCAGCGTGCGGATGGAACGGCCGCTCATCAGTGTCTGATTGCGGCGTCCCAGGAAACGGATCAGCAGCACGATAAGAACAATAATGATTGCAAGCACAAAGATAACCTTCAAAAGATTCAGCAGGGCACTACTACCGTCTCCGAACGTTTCGGAAGTGGCTAACATACCTTAATTCCTATACACCCAGCGTTTTGTTGATCGCTTCAATAACCCGGTCAGCCTGGAACGGCTTCACGATGAAGTCCTTGGCGCCGGCTTGAATTGCATCAATAACCATAGCCTGCTGACCCATGGCTGAACACATGATGACTTTGGCATTGGCATCTACCTTCTTGATCTCTTTCAGGGCGGCGATTCCGTCCATCTCAGGCATGGTGATATCCATCGTGATCAGATCCGGACGCAGTTCCTTGAATTTCTCAATCGCCTGTGAACCGTCCTGGGCTTCACCCACAACCTCAAACCCGTTCTTCGACAAAATGTCCCGGATCATCATTCTCATAAATGCTGCATCGTCCACGATTAGAATTCGGTTAGCCATTTTTACAAAATCCTCCCTAAGTATGCTTATTGTAATTTCTGTATACGGTCCCACTGGCTGACGATATCGGTAACGCGGACACCAAAGTTTTCGTCGATAACTACGACTTCCCCTTTGGCAATGAGCTTGTTGTTCACTAGGATGTCAACAGGCTCGCCCGCCAGCTTGTCCAGTTCAATAATTGAACCTTGCGACATTTCCAGAATATCTTTGATCTGCTTCTGGGTCCTTCCTAATTCTACGGTTACCTTCAGGGGTATGTCCATCAATAAATTTAAATTATTTTCGTCGATATTGCCGAATGCCCCGGCATTCAGATTAGCGAACTGAACAGGCTGCACATTCACGTTGCGGCCCGGTGCCGGATTCTGCGGCGGAGCCTGCTGATACGGCGTCCCCTGCGGCGGCATTCCGTATGGCGGCATCCCCTGCATTCCATACGCCGGCATCCCTTGCGGAGGGTAATAATATCCGCCTTCCGGCATCCCCGGATAGGGCGGCATTCCCTGTCCCTGCGGCGGATACTGCGGCGGGTATCCCGGTACTTCCGGCGCCGGCATCTGCTGCTGCGCTGTAGGCGGCGCTTGCGGCGGCTCCGGTGCTGCTGCGGCAGGCGGAGGAGTCTGTGCCGGCTTCTCCAGAGGCGCGGCCGCAGCTTCCGGCTCAGGCTGGCTGACATCACCTAGCAGCATGGTCACCATATCCTTGGCGAACTGCACCGGCAGCAGCTGCATGATGGTCGAATCAATCAGATCACCGATCTTCAGCCGGAAGGAAATCTGGATCAGAGTTTCATCATCCGGCAGGCTGCCGACCCCTTCACCGCTGGACATATTCAGAATATCGATGCCGGGCGGAGAGATGTTGACGAACCGGTTAAAGATCGTTGACATTGAGGTAGCAGATGAGCCCATCATCTGGTTCATCGCTTCCTGCACGGCGCTGATATGGATCTCATTGAGCTCCTCATCCTTGGGCTGCCCTTCCCCGCCAAGCATCAGGTCGGCAATGACCTGCGCATCCCTGATCTTGATGACCAGGGAATTGATCCCCTGGAAGCCGTCCACATACTGCACATGAACCGCCACATGAGGTTTCGGGAAGGCCTCCTCGAACTCTCCGCGGGTTATGATCGACACCTTCGGTGTGGTGATATCCACCTTTTTGCCCAAGAGGGTGGACAAGGCGGTCGCCGCACTTCCAAAGGTGATATTGCCGATCTCTCCCAGCGCATCCTGTTCAAACGGCGTTAAGTAATCATCCACGGTCTTCGGTGAAGGAGCCAGGGTGCCTTCCGCAGACTGTCTTAGAAGGGCATCGATCTCCTCCTGGGACAAATAATCTTTACTCGTCAAACTCTTCAACCCCTTCGCTGACAATCTCGTCTATTTGTACAGCCACACGTTCTTTGATCATCCCAGGACTTCCGATGAATTTCAGCTTGTCCCCTACCTTGATCGACAGACCGGAATCCACAGTCTTGTTCAGGGATATCACGTCGCCGACACTGAGTCCGAGAAATTCAGCGATGGATAACCTGGATTCGCCCAGCTCGGCCACAATCGGAAGCTGGGCCCGGTGGACCCTCGCCCGTATCGCTTCAAGCTCTACCTCATCGCGCACCTTCTTCTCGGAGACAAACCACTGGTGTACAGACAGCCTCGACATGATCGGCTCCAGTACAACGTGAGGAATACAGAGGTTGATCATCCCTGTGGTATCCCCGATTTTGGTGCTGAGGGAGATCAGGGCAATCGTCTCATTGGGCGATACAATTTGCATGAACTGCGGATTCGTTTCCAGTGCCTCCATCCGCGGATGGATATCAAGCACCGTTTTCCAGGCCTCCTGCAGGCTTTCAAAGCACCGGCTGAAGATCCGCTCCATGATCGTCGTCTCAATCTCGGTCAGCGCATTAATCTTGGAGGGTGCTGTTCCGAAGCCGCCCAGCAGCCGGTCCAGCATGGCAAAGGCGATATTCGGGTGAACCTCCATGACCATCCGGCCCTCCAGCGGCTCGGCTTCAAAGATGTTCAGAATCGTCATCTTCGGAATGGAGCGGATAAACTCATCATAAGGGAGCTGCTCTACCTGAACGACATTGATCTGCACGAAGGTACGTAATTGGGCCGAAAAGTATGTCGTAAGATAGCGGGCAAAGTTATCATGTATCCGTGTGAGACTGCGGATATGATCCTTGGAGAAGCGCACAGCCCGTTTGAAATCATAAGAGCGGATCTTCTTCTGGGTCTCTTCTTTTTTAAGTTCGTCGGCATCCATCTCTCCGGATGAAAGTGCAGCAAGCAGCGCATCAATTTCGTTTTGTGATAGTACATCAACCAATTCAATCACCCCCCATCAAAGAATCGACCCGCCTGCAGCTACATCGGTGCCAGTATAAATTTAGTGAATTCAATCTGGGTAATCGAACCTTTAGTCAAGTTCTTATTGATCATGTTCGCCAGCTTGCTGTTGAACTGGTCCTTGCCGCCTGCCCCGTTCAGCTCCTCGGGCTTCGTATCGGCAATCGCTTTGATAATCAGCGGTGCAAACTTTATTGTTTTTATCTTCTCGAATTCTTCCTTGGACTTCGCTGAATCCAGTTGAATCGCGATGTCAACTGACAGGATGTAATCGGGATCGGCAGTGTTAGTTTTGATATCTGTGATTTCGGCTGTCAATTCGACGATTTCATCAGCCGAGAGCTTTTTAGCTTCCACGTTCTGGACAGCCTGGTTCGCATCATTCGGATCACTCGGGAAAATCTTGTCCATCAGCAAGAATGCGGCGACTACGATAAGCGTAATGGCCAGCAGTATCGTAATGAGCCACGGCAGCATCTTTTTCATGAAAGCTCCTCCATCGACTGGACTTTAATGGTGGCAGCATGTGTGCCTATGTCCCTGTTATATTCCTTGATCATGTTAATGACTTCATCGGCCTTCTCACGCACAATCAGCCTTTTGCCCGTTACCAGCGTAATGTACGTGTCCGGTGATTCCTCCACCATTTCAACCAACAGGGCATTCAGCCACATGGCCGTCCCGTTCAATCTTGTTACCGAAATCATAACAGGCCTCCTAATAAAAATAGGGGGAGGAGTTCCTCCCCCACGACTGTTCCGACAATCCTGCCGGCGGCAGTATGTCAGGATAAAGCAAGTATTAAGCTAATCTGTGAGCTTAACGCTTCAGGTTAACCACTTCCTGCAGCACTTCGTCAGAGGTGGTAATGATCCGCGAGTTCGCCTGGAAGCCGCGCTGGGTCACAATCATCTCCGTGAATTCGCCGGTCAGGTCAACGTTGGACATCTCCAGCTGGCCAGTAACGATGCTGCCGGTTCCCGCTTCCGCGTTGCCGGCAGTGGTCGGCTCCAGCGCACCCTCCGCATTAGCGTTGAGTGTCACCCGGTACAGATTACCGCCAATCTTCTCCAGACCCGACGGATTACTCACCTTGCCGATCCCAATCTGTACACCGTTCTCCGTAGTACCATCAGCCATCGTCTGCACAATCGTACCGTTGCTGGAGATGGAGAATGCCGTAACATCTTCACCAATCTGAATGGGTCCGCCTCCGGCGTCAACGACAGCTAAGCCATCCGATGTAATCAGATTGCGGTTGGCGTCCACATGGAAATCTCCGGCACGGGTCAGGAACGGAACCTCCTGGTCAGCCGAGAGCTTCACCAGAAAGAACCCGTCTCCATCGATCCGCAGATCTGTAGGGTTATTCGTTGTCATCGCACTACCAGCTGTGTGCATAGTGTCAACGGAACCGATCGATACCCCGAGACCGATTTGTTTGGCATTGATTCCGCCTTGTCCCTCTTCCCCAGGTGCTGTAACCCCGGATACGGTCTGGCTCATAATATCCTTGAACATGACGCGCCCCGATTTGAAGCCGATGGTATTGACATTAGCGATATTGTTACCGATAACATCCAGCTTCGTCTGGAAACCGCGCATACCTGAAACCCCTGAATACATCGATCTTAACATGAATTATCGTCCTCCCGGATATAGAGTCTTCAGACTCTTAAGAATTGGATTGTTGAAGCTATGGGCGCAGCCGCGTCAGTCGGTCGGCGGCCGCTGCCGGCTCTCCAGTTCGGACCAGCCGGTTCAAGATATAATTACTGCACTGTCAATCTGCGTGAAGACATTGTCTTTCATCGACTGGCCGTCCATGGCTGTGACCACGGTCCGGTTGGCGACACTTACGATTAACGCCATGTCCTTCATGAGGATCAGCGACTCTTTGCTGCCCTTGGCGGCTGCCTTATCTACAGCTGAGGAGATCTGATCCAGCTGGCGGCTGCCAAGCTCGATTCCCCGCTGTTCCAGACGTCTCGCTGCATGATTGCTGAATTTCAGCAAATTCTTCTGCAGCACACTCTCGAAGGAAGCCTCGGAGCTTGCCGCATTCTTAACGGATGACGGACGCTGCAGGGCAGAAGGATGAACCGTTCCGGGGTACAGCTGCCCGATAGTTATGCGGTCACTCATGCCGTCTCCCCGCTCTCCCCGCCGCCTGATGAAGAGTCACTGCCTGCTTCTGCTTCACTAACGGCATTCTGGATTTCCGTGACATCCGTTAACGCAATGCGCTCCTTGCCTACAACCGCGTATTGGACACCGCTGCTGACAACAATGGATTCTACATTGCCGGATTTCGGCAATTTCGTCTCGGCATCCGTCCAGGTGATCTGCTTGCCGATCAGACCGGAGACCGAGCCCAGCGACTGATTCATCGCCGTAAGCTGGGTTGAAATATTCATAAGCTGCTCAACCGATGAGAACTGGGCCATCTGGGCGATGAATTCCTTGTCCTCCATCGGCTGCATCGGGTCCTGATTCTGCAGCTGAGTCATTAGAATCTTCAGGAACTGATCCTTGCCGAGTGTAGAACTGCCGGTGGCCTTGGGCTTATTATCGACTACATAATTCCATTGATCACTCGTTGATACGGGGGGTGTTGTTGCCATGCTTTTCTCACCTCACTTGTCTGTTCACTTGTTCCCTATGCTTTGGCTGAGAAGCCGCCGTCCTGTGCAAGCTCCTGCTGAGCCGAGACCCAATCCTTCCATTCTCCACCCAGCTCCGCAGCCAATACTGCATCTCCGGATTCTTCCTGACGTTCCCTTGATCTTCTGCCCTGCTGCTGGCTGCCTGCCCCTGCCTGCTGGCCTTGTTGTCCGGTCCACTGTGACTGCGGGGAAGAGCTGTTCTGCGATACTTCCAGCCGTTCTACCTGAAGCCCCTGGGATTGCAGCGCCAGGCGAAGCTGGTTCATCTGCTGCTCCAGCATATCCTTGGTTCCGGCGTGCTGGGTCAGGAATTGCGCAACCAGATTACCGTTATGCATCGATATCTTCACATCCACCTGCCCCAGATTCTC
This region of Paenibacillus sp. FSL K6-1096 genomic DNA includes:
- the flhA gene encoding flagellar biosynthesis protein FlhA, which gives rise to MKAKDLTVLLGIIGIVLMMILPIPVWLLDVLLIINISIALTIILVAMNTKDPLQFSIFPSLLLITTLFRLALNLSTTKLILAEGHAGEVVATFGSWIARGQIAIGFIVFLILVVVQFIVITKGSERVAEVGARFTLDAMPGKQMSIDADLNAGMINEQQARERRRNVEREADFFGAMDGASKFVKGDAIASIIILIINLIGGFIIGMTVHGMTFQAALSTYSVLTIGDGLVSQIPALLISTAAGLIVTRAASEGNLAEDLTGQLLSYPKLLYIVAATIAFLGFFTPITIMSTLPLAGLMAYAAYSMGQKANRQQIADEQLVEEKQIEEVRSPESVINLLTVDPIEFEFGYGLIPLADTGQGGDLLDRIIMIRRQCALEMGLVVPVIRIRDNIQLKPNEYVIKIKGNTVGGGELLLNHYLAMSPGYDDESISGIETIEPSFGLPALWIDESVKERAELSGYTVVDPPSVVATHLTELIKRHGHELLGRQETKQLVDNLRENYPVLVDELIPSILAVGDIQKVLGKLLREKISIRDLVTIFETLADYGTYTKDPDVLTEYVRQSLSRQITQQFSQTGETLRVITVGPGLEKKISESVQQTEQGSYLALDPVSTQTVYQRLAEQINRLLQSGQQPIVLTSPTIRMYLRQVIERTMQDIPVLSYSELEPNIEIQSVGVVNL
- the flhB gene encoding flagellar biosynthesis protein FlhB yields the protein MAKRPRYKLNLQLFGGDKTEKATPKKRQDARKKGQVAKSAELSGAVVLFSALLSLSIFGGFMKERFMKLYTDVFQHRMMLEVTPENISTLFNQYGLQILILLAPLLGITFLLALVVNFAQVGFMASGEGITPKFSKINPIKGFKNIFSTRSFVEFLKSVFKLLLIAYLVYSTLWGEKESFASLSHVDAEGVYRFAAKLTMSLGIKIAAALFIMAVLDYIYQKYEHEKSLKMSKQDIKDEYKKMEGDPIIKGKIRERQRRMAMQRMMQEVPKADVIITNPTHFAVALKYDGSTMEAPQIIAKGQDYVALRIRELAKEHGVVTMENKPLARALFQRAEIGDVVPADLFQAVAEVLAYVYKLKGKRR
- the fliR gene encoding flagellar biosynthetic protein FliR gives rise to the protein MNIETLVQSFPVFLLIFCRITAFFVVVPVFSSQSVPATFKIGLSFFVSMVIFSSGGMSVTVAQDLSYVLLIMREALIGLLLGFVAYLMFMTIQTAGSFIDIQIGFGIANVIDPMTGASAPIIGNFKYMIALLLFLSMNGHHYLLDAIVYSYKWVPLDNNLFLTMIDGSLSEFLVRTFAQSFMLAFQMSAPLVAALFLTDVGLAFLARTAPQYNVFVIGVPLKIIIGLALLLILMPGMAALFRNLFDIMFESMHNLLGLMGKSP
- the fliQ gene encoding flagellar biosynthesis protein FliQ, yielding MNPDFIIGLAGQAVYLVLETSAPMLILGLVVGLIVSIFQATTQIQEQTLAFVPKIVAVLLALLLFGPWIITKLVDFTSQILGSLYMYIG
- the fliP gene encoding flagellar type III secretion system pore protein FliP (The bacterial flagellar biogenesis protein FliP forms a type III secretion system (T3SS)-type pore required for flagellar assembly.), with the protein product MKKKLILSLLLLGVFSVLLLHPVHADPIPNINIEVGGSGGSGGGTSSISILLLVTVLSIAPAFLVLMTSFTRIVIVLGFVRTSLGTQQMPPNQVLVGLALFLTLFIMSPTLATVNETALQPYIKGTLTQSEALNKAQEPIKEFMFKQTNTKDLLLFMNYTGSKATAKPASYNDIPLTVMVPAFAIGEMKKAFTMGFMIFIPFLIIDIVVSSTLMAMGMMMLPPVMISLPFKIMLFVLVDGWYLVVKSLLMSFNT
- a CDS encoding flagellar biosynthetic protein FliO, producing MLATSETFGDGSSALLNLLKVIFVLAIIIVLIVLLIRFLGRRNQTLMSGRSIRTLGALGLGPNKSIQIIELGGSLYLIGVGENISMMDKISDPAEVALIISAFEEQSSGTENFITPLVAKIRSKLRGEIPSEEIELSETSSFYETLQSKLAQAPERKEKLEELLRDEDLKKPGEL
- a CDS encoding response regulator — encoded protein: MANRILIVDDAAFMRMMIRDILSKNGFEVVGEAQDGSQAIEKFKELRPDLITMDITMPEMDGIAALKEIKKVDANAKVIMCSAMGQQAMVIDAIQAGAKDFIVKPFQADRVIEAINKTLGV
- the fliY gene encoding flagellar motor switch phosphatase FliY — encoded protein: MTSKDYLSQEEIDALLRQSAEGTLAPSPKTVDDYLTPFEQDALGEIGNITFGSAATALSTLLGKKVDITTPKVSIITRGEFEEAFPKPHVAVHVQYVDGFQGINSLVIKIRDAQVIADLMLGGEGQPKDEELNEIHISAVQEAMNQMMGSSATSMSTIFNRFVNISPPGIDILNMSSGEGVGSLPDDETLIQISFRLKIGDLIDSTIMQLLPVQFAKDMVTMLLGDVSQPEPEAAAAPLEKPAQTPPPAAAAPEPPQAPPTAQQQMPAPEVPGYPPQYPPQGQGMPPYPGMPEGGYYYPPQGMPAYGMQGMPPYGMPPQGTPYQQAPPQNPAPGRNVNVQPVQFANLNAGAFGNIDENNLNLLMDIPLKVTVELGRTQKQIKDILEMSQGSIIELDKLAGEPVDILVNNKLIAKGEVVVIDENFGVRVTDIVSQWDRIQKLQ
- the fliM gene encoding flagellar motor switch protein FliM — protein: MVDVLSQNEIDALLAALSSGEMDADELKKEETQKKIRSYDFKRAVRFSKDHIRSLTRIHDNFARYLTTYFSAQLRTFVQINVVQVEQLPYDEFIRSIPKMTILNIFEAEPLEGRMVMEVHPNIAFAMLDRLLGGFGTAPSKINALTEIETTIMERIFSRCFESLQEAWKTVLDIHPRMEALETNPQFMQIVSPNETIALISLSTKIGDTTGMINLCIPHVVLEPIMSRLSVHQWFVSEKKVRDEVELEAIRARVHRAQLPIVAELGESRLSIAEFLGLSVGDVISLNKTVDSGLSIKVGDKLKFIGSPGMIKERVAVQIDEIVSEGVEEFDE
- a CDS encoding flagellar basal body-associated FliL family protein, coding for MKKMLPWLITILLAITLIVVAAFLLMDKIFPSDPNDANQAVQNVEAKKLSADEIVELTAEITDIKTNTADPDYILSVDIAIQLDSAKSKEEFEKIKTIKFAPLIIKAIADTKPEELNGAGGKDQFNSKLANMINKNLTKGSITQIEFTKFILAPM
- a CDS encoding flagellar FlbD family protein, giving the protein MISVTRLNGTAMWLNALLVEMVEESPDTYITLVTGKRLIVREKADEVINMIKEYNRDIGTHAATIKVQSMEELS
- the flgG gene encoding flagellar basal body rod protein FlgG is translated as MLRSMYSGVSGMRGFQTKLDVIGNNIANVNTIGFKSGRVMFKDIMSQTVSGVTAPGEEGQGGINAKQIGLGVSIGSVDTMHTAGSAMTTNNPTDLRIDGDGFFLVKLSADQEVPFLTRAGDFHVDANRNLITSDGLAVVDAGGGPIQIGEDVTAFSISSNGTIVQTMADGTTENGVQIGIGKVSNPSGLEKIGGNLYRVTLNANAEGALEPTTAGNAEAGTGSIVTGQLEMSNVDLTGEFTEMIVTQRGFQANSRIITTSDEVLQEVVNLKR
- a CDS encoding TIGR02530 family flagellar biosynthesis protein, whose product is MSDRITIGQLYPGTVHPSALQRPSSVKNAASSEASFESVLQKNLLKFSNHAARRLEQRGIELGSRQLDQISSAVDKAAAKGSKESLILMKDMALIVSVANRTVVTAMDGQSMKDNVFTQIDSAVIIS